In the genome of Bradyrhizobium sp. CB3481, the window ACGGCCATTTTGCGCTCTATGCGGCGGAAAAGATCCCCTATGCGATCGAGCGCTACCGCGATGAGGCGGCACGGCTCTACGGCGTGCTCGACCGCCAGCTCGGCAAGACCGGCGCCTATGTCGCCGGCGATTACTCGATCGCCGACATCGCCTGCTTCCCATGGACCATGACCCACAAGGCGCAGGGCTTTACGCTCGACGATTACCCGAACGTCAAGCGCTGGTACGCCGAGGTCCGCGCCCGGCCGCAGATGCAGGCGGGGCTGGCAATTGGCAAGTTCGTCAAGGAGCCGTTCGACGAGGAAGCGCGGCGGAATATGTTTGGGGCGCGAGCGAAGGAGCTGGCGGAGAGGAAGTGACACTCTATCCCCTCATGGTGAGGAGCGCAGAACGCGCGTCTCGAACCATGAGGCCACAGACGGGCCTGCATCCTTCGAGACGCCGCTGCGCGGCTCCTCAGGACGAGGGTCAACAACAAAAGGAAAACACCCATGCTCGAATTCTTCTTCGACTGTTCCAGTCCCTGGACCTATCTCGCCTTCCACAACATCCAGCCGCTCGCAAAAGAGCTCGGCGTCGAGATCAACTGGCGGCCGATCCTGGTTGGCGGCATCTTCAACACAGTGAACCCCAGCGTCTACGCCGCGCGAGAGACGCCGGTGCCGCTCAAGGCGCGCTACATGAAGAAGGACCTCGCCGACTGGGCGCGTTCCGCTGGGCTCACGATCAAGATGCCGCCGACGGTGTTTCCGGTGAACAGCGTCAAGGCGATGCGCGGCTGCATCTGGCTCGGCAACAAGGACATGGTGCCGTTCGCGCGCGCGGTGTTCGAGACTTATTGGGGCGACGACAAGGACATCTCGCAGGACTCCGTGTTGACGGAGATCTGCAAGAAGGTCGGCATCGACCATGT includes:
- a CDS encoding 2-hydroxychromene-2-carboxylate isomerase, translating into MLEFFFDCSSPWTYLAFHNIQPLAKELGVEINWRPILVGGIFNTVNPSVYAARETPVPLKARYMKKDLADWARSAGLTIKMPPTVFPVNSVKAMRGCIWLGNKDMVPFARAVFETYWGDDKDISQDSVLTEICKKVGIDHVKFFEGIGQQAIKDQLKANTDEVMARGGFGSPTIFVGKTDMYFGNDRMPLIREALERLKVQAA
- a CDS encoding glutathione S-transferase N-terminal domain-containing protein, producing MIDLHYAPTPNGWKIAIMLEELGLPYRVIPVNIRAGEQFRPEFLAISPNNRIPAIVDREPADGGEPISIFETGAILIYLADKTGRFLPTETRARSRVMEWLMWQMSGLGPMLGQHGHFALYAAEKIPYAIERYRDEAARLYGVLDRQLGKTGAYVAGDYSIADIACFPWTMTHKAQGFTLDDYPNVKRWYAEVRARPQMQAGLAIGKFVKEPFDEEARRNMFGARAKELAERK